Within the Desulfovibrio sp. X2 genome, the region CGAGGGTGCCTTCGACTTCGTGGCCAAGCCCTTCAAACTCAAGGACATCCTGGACACCGTCGCGCGTATGCAGCAGGGCGCGTCCAAAGGCACCGCGACCGGGGCGGGCTCCTAGACACCGGCTCCAGGCCCGGACGCCCCGACGGGCCGCAACCCCACGGCGAGAACCATGCGCAGCACTTCCCGCCCGTCCTCCGGCCGCACTCCCGGCCAGCCCGGAACCCCCTCCGGCAGCCCAGGGGCGCCACACGGCGCCGAGGCGCTGCGCGCGCTCTTCGCCAAGTTCCGGCGCATCCTCGAACTCAACAACCGCGTCCTCGAGATGATGGCCGAGATGGAGCGGGCGCTCGGCGGCGAGTACATCTTCGACTCCGCCTTCCTGCGCTCGGCCGTGGCCGAGATGTCCGGACACGTGCACCAGGTGGCCTACTGCCTGAACGTGCTCTCGGGCAACCGCCACGTGGCCCTCTACGACCGCTACGAGGCCATCCGCAACATCCTGGACGACCTGCTCGAAGGCGGCCCCGGCCCGGGGCTTGCGGGCGGCAGGCAGCTCGTCCTGCCCGGCGCCGAGGTGCGCTGGGAGGTGGAGCCCCTGGTGGGACAGGCCGCCGCGGCCCTGGCCGAGACGGCGCGGGCCGGGGAGATCGGGCTTTTGGACTGCTTCTTCGTCAGCGCCGCGGGCATCGCCGCCTGGCGGGAAGCGGGCGGATCGCCCGACGAATTGCCGCCCGCCCTGGCCGAGGCCGTGCGCGAGGAGCTTGCGAACCTCTTCCGCCGCCTGGGCGGGCCGCGCCGCCTGGTGCTGGAGGCCCTGCCCCACGCGGCCGCCGAGGCCACGCCACGCGCGCAGGCGCGCGGGGCCGGGCCGGACGCGGACGAGGTGCTGCGCGCCGTGGCCGCCCTGCTCGCCGAGGCCGATGCCGTGTCGAAAAAGGTTGCGGCCGCGGGCGGAGACGAGAACGAAGCCGCGGCCGCGAGCCCGGCCTGCGTGCGCCTGCGCGAGGACCTCGCGGCCAGGGCCGCGGGCAGCATCCTGGCCATGCCCCGCGAGGCCGAGCTGCCCGGCACCATGCTCGTCACGGCGCGGTGCGAGGCCATGGGTCCCGGCGAGGACCGCTATTTCCTGCGCCGCGTGCCGCCGCACGAGCTGGTGCGCTCGGAGCAGGCCGCTGCGGCGGACCTCGGCGGCAAGAACGGCGGCCCGGCCTGCGCGCCGGGCAAGGACGCCGCCCTTGCCCCGGGAGCGCGCGGGCTCAGACGCGGCTCGGCCATTCTCGCGCCCGGCGCGCTGACCGGCCTGGCCTCGGCCGCCCGGACGCTGGAGAACGCCCTGGGCGGACCTCCGGCGCTCACCTGGGCCATGGACCAAGGAGGCCGCCTGCTGGCCCTGGACGTGTCCGTGTGCACGCCCCCGCCCGAGAGCGTTCGCGTCGCCGGGCTGGACCGCATCCTGGCCGGAGCGGAACGAATCCTTTCCGGCGGGGCCACGGTGCAGTCCGGCGTGGCCGCGGGCCGCGTGGTCCACGTGGACGAGCACACCGATCCTTCCGCCCTGCCCCCGGGCGCGGTGCTCGTGGCCCGGGCCGCGGCGCCGTCGCTGAGCCCGCTCCTGCGCCGGGCCGCGGCCGTGGTCACGGAGATGGGCTCGGCCACCGGCCACCTGGCGACCATCGCGCGCGAATGCCGCCTGCCCGCCGTCTTCGGCCTGCAGGACGCGCGCGCCCGGCTGCCCGAGGACACGGAGGTGACCGTGGACGCCGGGGCGGGCGTGGTCTACCGGGGCGTCATCGAGCCGTTGCTCGATTTCCAGGCCTCGGCCCCGGAGTTCGGCCCCACGGACCCGGAATACCTGACGCTCAGGCGCCTTCTGCGCTTCATCCGGCCGCTCTCCATAAGCCATCCCTCGGACGAGGGGTTCGCGGCCGCCAACTGCCGGACGTTTCACGACATCATCCATTTCTGCCACGAGCAGGCCATGGAGGAACTGCTGGAGCTCTCGGCCCGCCACCCGGACCTGGAGCAGGCCGCGACCCGGCCCCTCGAGCTGCCCGTGCCGCTGGACCTCTTCGTCCTGGACCTGGGCGGCGGCGTGGCGCCGGAGGCCGGGCAGCGCCTCGGCCCCGAGGACCTGACCTCCCGCCCGCTGCGCGCCCTGCTGCGCGGCCTCGCCAGCCCCTCGGCCTGGGACAACGCGCCCATGGCGCTGCACCTGGGCGACGTCTTCGCCGGGCTCGGCCGCAGCACGGCCGCCCTGGACGCGCCGGGCCAGGGCTATTCCGGCCGCAATCTGGCCGTGGCCGCGCGCACCTACTGCAACGTCAGCCTGCGCATGGGCTACCATTTCAACGTCATCGACAGCTGGCTCGGCGACACGCCCGGCCAGAACTACGTCTACTACCGCTTCGTGGGCGGCTTCGCGGACGAGGCCCGGCGCGGGCGCCGCGCCGAGCTCGTGCGCCGCGCCCTCTCGCGCCTGGGCTTCCGCGTCGAGGTGCGCGGCGACCTGGTCACGGCCAGACTGCGCATGGGCGAGCGCGAGGAGATCGAGCTGACGCTCTCGCGCCTGGGCGAGCTGACCGGCTTCACCCGACAGCTCGACCTGGCCATGGGCTCCGAGGAGGACGTGGCCGCGCTCGAGGCGCGTTTCGCCGAGATCGGGGCCGACAATGGGAACGGCAACGGGACCGACAGCGGGGTCGGGCCGAAAACCGGAGATGAAGAACAGAGCACACCAACCCCGGACGGGGGAGGCGACGCATGACCGGACTCTTCGGCCGCATCGCGGCCTGGCTGCGCGAGAAGCGCGAGGCGCGCGCACGCGGGGCGCTCGATGCCCTGAAGGCCCGCTACCACACCTTCCGCGTGCTCCTGGCCAACAACGAGCGCGCCCTTTCCCTCATCTGCGCCCTGGACGCGGAGCTGCGCGGCGGCGACTTCCACGGCTCCGCCTGCGGCGGATCGGAGGAGAGCACCGCGGCCAAGATCGAGGACCTCATCGGCGTGACCTACGAGCTGTCCGAGGGGCTGAACCTTCTGACCTACGACGCGCACGGCGGGCTCTTCACGGTGCACGCGCGGCTGGCCGCGGACATCCGCGAGCTGACCTCGCACCTGGACGAGCTGCGCGAGGAGACGCCGCTCTCCCTGCCGCTCTCGGCCCCGGAGGCCGCCTCCGAGCGCCTGGCCGGGGGCAAGGCGGCCTCCCTGGCGCGGCTTGCGCGCGCGGGCCTTCCCGTGCCGCAGGGCTTCGTCATGACCACGGAGGCGGGCCGCCTCTTCCTGCGCGAGTCGGGCCTGGACATGGCCGTGCGCCGCCGCCTGCGCGAGGCCCAGTCCGGCCGCAAGAGCCTCGAGCAGGCCATGGCCGCGCTCGAGGAAGACATCATGGCCGCGCCCCTGCCGCCCGCCGTGGCCAAGGCCCTGCACGAGGGCTTCGCGGCCTGCGTGGACGAAAGGACGCCCGGCGCGGGCATCTCCGCGCGCAGCAGCGCCCGGGTGGAGGACAGGCCGGGCCAGTCCTTCGCCGGACAGTTTCTGAGCATCCTGAACGTGACCTCGCCCGCGGCCCTGGAAGAGGCCTACCGCCGCGTGCTGGCCGGAAACTTCGCGCCGCGCGCCGTGAGCTACCGCCTGCAGGCCGGGCTGCCCGCGCAGGACGCGGGCATGGCCGTGCTCTGCCAGCGCATGGTCCCGGCCCGGACCGCGGGCGTGCTCTACACCCTGGACCCGTCCGCCCCGCCGTCCAAGGACGCGGCCGCGGACGGCCACATGCTGCTGAGCGCCGCGCCGGGCCTGGGCACCCAGGTGGTGGACGGCTCGGGCGCGGTGGACACCTACCGCCCGCCGCGCGGCCAGGGTGTCGCCGGACCGAGCGTGATCGGAGCCAAGGGCATGCGCGTGGTGGCCGCAAACGGCGGCGGTCTGCGCGAGGAGGACGTGGCCGGGGAGGAACGCGACGCGCCCCTCCTCGACCAGGACGCCATCGAGCGGCTGGCCGCGCTCGGCCGCTTCATCGAGAGCCTGGCCGGGACGCCGCAGGACATCGAGTGGGCCATGGACGGCGAGGGCGTGATCCACGTCCTGCAGTCGCGCGCCGTGCCCCTGCCCCAGGCCGGGCGACGCATGGCCGAGGAGCTTTCCGGGCACGTGCTGCACCAGGGCGGCGTGACCGCCGCGCCGGGCCGGGCCGTGGGCCGCGCGCGCGTGCTGCACTCCGCGCAGGACATCGCCGCGGCCGAGCAGGAAGGAAACGGCGCCAAGGCCGCGCCCCTGGTGCTGGTCATGCGCCAGAGCCTGGTGGACGCGGCACGCCTGCTGCCGCGCGCGGCCGCGGTGGTGGTCGAGTTCGGCAACCCCACGGACCACCTCTCCTGCGTTGCGCGCGAGGCGGGCGTGCCCATGCTCACGGGCGCCACGGGCGCCGAGGCCGCGGTGGCGGACGGCGCCTGGGTGGTGGTGGACGCGGACAGGGGCGAGGTTTTGGCCGTGCCGCCCGAGGCCCTGCCGGGCCTGGCAGAGCTTGCGCCAAGGCGCCCCGCCCCGGCCGCGCCCGAGCTTGGCCACGCGCCCTCGCCCGAGCTCGCCAGGCTGCGCGACCTCGTGGAGCCGCTGCACCTGACCGACGCCTACGGACCGACCTTCAGCATCCGCGAGTGCGCCTCGCTGCACGACATCGTGCGCTACTGCCACGAGAAGGCGGTGCTGGCCATGTTCGAGGCGGGCGACGAGACGCTGGAGGAGGCCTCCTCCCTGGTGCGCAGGCTGGACGAGGACGTGCCGCTGCATTTCCTGCTCATAGACCTCGGCGGCGGGCTTGCGCCGGGCCACGGCAAGCTGCGCGTGCGCATGCGCGACGTGCTCTGCGCGCCGCTCCTGGCGCTGTGCGAGGGCATGGACACGCCGGGGCTGCGCTGGCGCGTGCCGCCGCCCACGGGCTCGGTCTCCGGCCTCTTCGTCAAGGGGCTGACCGACAAGCGCGGCCCGCGTCCCCTGGGCGAGTTCAACTACGCCATGATCTCGCGGGACTACCTGAACCTCAACGCACGGGTGGAGTTCCACTTCGCGATGATCGACACGGTCTGCGGCCGCAACCCGCGCGAGAACTACGTGCGCTTCCGCTTCAAGGGCGGCGGCGGGGAGATGGCGCAGCGCGAGCGCCGCGCGCGCTCTGTGGCCTTCGTGCTCGAGGCCTACGACTTCCTGGCCGACTTCGAGGGCGATCTGGTCACCGGGTCGCTGCACGACGTGCCCGCCGAAACCATCCGCGAGCGGCTGATCATGCTCGGCCGCCTGCTCGGCTTCACCCGCCTGCTGGACGCGGCCATGACCGGGGACGACATGCCCGGCCGCCTGGCCCAGGCGTTCCTGGACGGCGACTACGGGCTGCGCTGCCTGGAGGAAGGCACCTGCCGGGCGCCCATAGGCGACGGCGGGGAGAAGCCCGCCAAGGAAACGGAGACGCCGCGCGCTCAGGCGTGATGGAAGCGCAGCCCCGGCACGCCCGCGGGTCCCGAGGCGGACAGCTCCACGGCGGTCAGGAGGTTGCCGTGGCAGGCGCCGGTGTCGATGCCCACGAGCCCTTCGGCCACGAAGGGCGTCTCGAACGAGGTATGGCCGAAGACGACGAGCTCGGCCGTCTCGCCCTCCGCCTCCTCCTCCAGGCTCCTGATGAGCCCCGGCCGCACCGCGAGGCTGGCCTCGAGCTCGCCCGGGGTGCTCGCGCCCTCGCGCAGGGCCACGCCCGCGTGGGCGAAGAGGAAGCGCCCGTGCCGCCAGTGCGGCAGGAGCGAGCGCAGGAAGTCCAGATGGTCGGGCGGCAGGAAGGAGAGATCGCCCAGG harbors:
- a CDS encoding PEP-utilizing enzyme, whose translation is MRSTSRPSSGRTPGQPGTPSGSPGAPHGAEALRALFAKFRRILELNNRVLEMMAEMERALGGEYIFDSAFLRSAVAEMSGHVHQVAYCLNVLSGNRHVALYDRYEAIRNILDDLLEGGPGPGLAGGRQLVLPGAEVRWEVEPLVGQAAAALAETARAGEIGLLDCFFVSAAGIAAWREAGGSPDELPPALAEAVREELANLFRRLGGPRRLVLEALPHAAAEATPRAQARGAGPDADEVLRAVAALLAEADAVSKKVAAAGGDENEAAAASPACVRLREDLAARAAGSILAMPREAELPGTMLVTARCEAMGPGEDRYFLRRVPPHELVRSEQAAAADLGGKNGGPACAPGKDAALAPGARGLRRGSAILAPGALTGLASAARTLENALGGPPALTWAMDQGGRLLALDVSVCTPPPESVRVAGLDRILAGAERILSGGATVQSGVAAGRVVHVDEHTDPSALPPGAVLVARAAAPSLSPLLRRAAAVVTEMGSATGHLATIARECRLPAVFGLQDARARLPEDTEVTVDAGAGVVYRGVIEPLLDFQASAPEFGPTDPEYLTLRRLLRFIRPLSISHPSDEGFAAANCRTFHDIIHFCHEQAMEELLELSARHPDLEQAATRPLELPVPLDLFVLDLGGGVAPEAGQRLGPEDLTSRPLRALLRGLASPSAWDNAPMALHLGDVFAGLGRSTAALDAPGQGYSGRNLAVAARTYCNVSLRMGYHFNVIDSWLGDTPGQNYVYYRFVGGFADEARRGRRAELVRRALSRLGFRVEVRGDLVTARLRMGEREEIELTLSRLGELTGFTRQLDLAMGSEEDVAALEARFAEIGADNGNGNGTDSGVGPKTGDEEQSTPTPDGGGDA
- a CDS encoding PEP/pyruvate-binding domain-containing protein, with the translated sequence MTGLFGRIAAWLREKREARARGALDALKARYHTFRVLLANNERALSLICALDAELRGGDFHGSACGGSEESTAAKIEDLIGVTYELSEGLNLLTYDAHGGLFTVHARLAADIRELTSHLDELREETPLSLPLSAPEAASERLAGGKAASLARLARAGLPVPQGFVMTTEAGRLFLRESGLDMAVRRRLREAQSGRKSLEQAMAALEEDIMAAPLPPAVAKALHEGFAACVDERTPGAGISARSSARVEDRPGQSFAGQFLSILNVTSPAALEEAYRRVLAGNFAPRAVSYRLQAGLPAQDAGMAVLCQRMVPARTAGVLYTLDPSAPPSKDAAADGHMLLSAAPGLGTQVVDGSGAVDTYRPPRGQGVAGPSVIGAKGMRVVAANGGGLREEDVAGEERDAPLLDQDAIERLAALGRFIESLAGTPQDIEWAMDGEGVIHVLQSRAVPLPQAGRRMAEELSGHVLHQGGVTAAPGRAVGRARVLHSAQDIAAAEQEGNGAKAAPLVLVMRQSLVDAARLLPRAAAVVVEFGNPTDHLSCVAREAGVPMLTGATGAEAAVADGAWVVVDADRGEVLAVPPEALPGLAELAPRRPAPAAPELGHAPSPELARLRDLVEPLHLTDAYGPTFSIRECASLHDIVRYCHEKAVLAMFEAGDETLEEASSLVRRLDEDVPLHFLLIDLGGGLAPGHGKLRVRMRDVLCAPLLALCEGMDTPGLRWRVPPPTGSVSGLFVKGLTDKRGPRPLGEFNYAMISRDYLNLNARVEFHFAMIDTVCGRNPRENYVRFRFKGGGGEMAQRERRARSVAFVLEAYDFLADFEGDLVTGSLHDVPAETIRERLIMLGRLLGFTRLLDAAMTGDDMPGRLAQAFLDGDYGLRCLEEGTCRAPIGDGGEKPAKETETPRAQA
- a CDS encoding metallophosphoesterase, translated to MSIFAVGDIHGCSDKLERLLDRLPFVPERDTLVFLGDYINRGPDTRLVLERLLAVREECPGAVFLMGNHEQALLRYAETGDVEYLRVLRTLGVEQTLTSYGRKTMRSLGDLSFLPPDHLDFLRSLLPHWRHGRFLFAHAGVALREGASTPGELEASLAVRPGLIRSLEEEAEGETAELVVFGHTSFETPFVAEGLVGIDTGACHGNLLTAVELSASGPAGVPGLRFHHA